Proteins from a single region of Anastrepha ludens isolate Willacy chromosome 5, idAnaLude1.1, whole genome shotgun sequence:
- the LOC128863083 gene encoding uncharacterized protein LOC128863083: MKSLLELNDDCLIEIFQYLSLVESFNVIDVRNHRLTDIARQRIATFKELNIQIREFPNFTSKQLQIIGGSLRSLTMSAGYSIPTQTVLNIIKPLCEGAATTNQLREFTLNYVYFNKEICHYIGNVATKLQKLNLSYCQLTDELLTELLKKCTNLKELHVLGNYTLNGNFLQNLCIPTLRLVKLEQHAEWNFSLEAYKIKNPNIQLITI; the protein is encoded by the coding sequence ATGAAGTCCCTACTTGAATTGAACGACGACTGCcttattgaaatatttcaataccTTAGCCTTGTGGAAAGCTTCAATGTAATCGATGTGCGAAATCATCGACTCACAGACATTGCACGGCAAAGAATCGCAACATTCAAGGAGTTAAATATTCAAATACGCGAATTTCCAAATTTCACATCGAAGCAGTTACAAATAATTGGTGGAAGTTTGCGCAGTCTTACTATGAGTGCCGGTTATTCAATACCAACGCAAACAGtgctaaatataataaaaccacTTTGCGAAGGTGCAGCCACAACCAATCAACTGCGAGAGTTTACTCtaaattatgtatattttaataaagaaatttgcCATTACATCGGAAATGTTGCGACAAAACTCCAAAAACTCAATTTAAGCTATTGCCAATTAACGGATGAACTTCTAACCGAATTACTGAAGAAATGCACTAATTTAAAAGAACTGCACGTTTTAGGGAATTACACACTGAACGGAAATTTTCTGCAAAATCTTTGTATACCTACATTGCGTCTAGTCAAGCTGGAACAGCATGCGGAGTGGAACTTCTCTCTTGAagcatacaaaattaagaatccaaATATTCAATTGATAACAATATGA